From Ochotona princeps isolate mOchPri1 chromosome X, mOchPri1.hap1, whole genome shotgun sequence, one genomic window encodes:
- the LOC131478637 gene encoding late histone H2B.L4-like, with product MAEPGSPSPPAEGPLVCQDPEKASSPPGKQRKPRLRRRRLRLGTSRQPTFATYFPKVLKEIHAGLSLSKEAKAVMDCFVRDLFERIADEAASLVRNKRGSTLTYRDIQSGIRLVLPTQLYKCADSQGNKALIKFISSK from the coding sequence ATGGCTGAGCCGGGCTCTCCCTCGCCGCCTGCTGAGGGACCCCTCGTctgccaggaccctgagaagGCGTCCTCACCCCCCGGGAAACAGAGGAAACCCaggctccgccgccgccgcctccgcctgGGCACCAGCCGGCAGCCGACCTTCGCCACCTATTTCCCGAAGGTTCTGAAGGAAATTCACGCAGGCCTCAGCCTGTCTAAGGAGGCCAAGGCCGTCATGGACTGCTTTGTGAGAGATCTCTTTGAGCGCATCGCTGATGAGGCCGCCAGCCTGGTCCGCAACAAGAGGGGCTCCACCCTGACCTATAGAGACATCCAAAGTGGGATACGCCTTGTGCTGCCCACTCAGCTCTACAAGTGTGCCGACAGCCAGGGCAACAAGGCCCTCATTAAGTTCATCTCCAGCAAGTGA